A genomic window from Halorubrum trapanicum includes:
- a CDS encoding bacteriorhodopsin, whose amino-acid sequence MLIGTFYFIARGWGVTDKEAREYYAITILVPGIASAAYLSMFFGIGLTEVQVGGEMLDIYYARYADWLFTTPLLLLDLALLAKVDRVTIGTLVGVDALMIVTGLIGALSHTPLARYSWWLFSTICMIVVLYFLATSLRAAAKERGSEVASTFNTLTGLVLVLWTAYPILWIIGTEGAGVVGLGIETLLFMVLDVTAKVGFGFILLRSRAILGDTEAPEPSAGAEASAAD is encoded by the coding sequence ATGCTCATCGGGACCTTCTATTTCATCGCCCGCGGTTGGGGCGTGACTGACAAGGAGGCCCGTGAGTACTACGCGATCACGATCCTCGTGCCGGGGATCGCATCGGCAGCGTACCTGTCGATGTTCTTCGGCATCGGCCTGACGGAGGTCCAGGTCGGCGGCGAAATGCTCGACATCTACTACGCGCGGTACGCGGACTGGCTGTTCACCACGCCGCTGCTGCTGCTCGACCTCGCGCTGCTGGCGAAGGTCGACCGCGTCACCATCGGGACGCTCGTCGGCGTCGACGCGCTGATGATCGTCACCGGTCTCATCGGTGCGCTCTCGCACACGCCGCTCGCGCGGTACTCCTGGTGGCTGTTCAGCACGATCTGCATGATCGTCGTGCTGTACTTCCTCGCCACGAGCCTGCGCGCCGCGGCGAAGGAGCGCGGCTCCGAGGTCGCGAGCACCTTCAACACGCTGACCGGGTTGGTACTCGTCCTCTGGACGGCGTACCCGATCCTGTGGATCATCGGCACCGAGGGAGCCGGCGTCGTCGGCCTCGGCATCGAGACCCTGCTGTTCATGGTTCTCGACGTGACGGCCAAGGTCGGCTTCGGCTTCATCCTGCTCCGCAGCCGCGCCATCCTCGGCGACACCGAGGCCCCGGAGCCCTCCGCGGGCGCCGAGGCCTCCGCCGCCGACTGA